One window of Cohnella hashimotonis genomic DNA carries:
- a CDS encoding aminopeptidase, with translation MRDARIQQLAANLAGYSVNVQPGEHVLIEMIGPERELLKALVEEVAKRGGYPHVEIEDRSVTRELLRHARPEMVETWAAYEMDRMKRMQGYIGIRSGDNVNELSDVPKDKMALYDSVHRHPIHLEQRVKHTKWVVLRYPNASMAQLSGRSTEAFEDFYFDVCNLDYAKMDKAMDPLHELMKKTDKVRITGPGTELSFSIRGIGAKKCSGARNIPDGEVYSCPMRDSVNGTIAYNTPSVYNGFAYENITFTFENGKIVKATANDDERINALLDTDEGARYIGEFSLGFNPYILHPMKDTLFDEKIAGSLHFTPGQAYEDCDNGNRSAIHWDLVLIQRPEYGGGEIYFDDVLIRKDGVFVLPELEGLNPDNLK, from the coding sequence ATGCGCGACGCGCGAATTCAACAATTGGCGGCTAATCTGGCCGGATATTCCGTTAACGTGCAGCCCGGCGAGCATGTGCTGATCGAGATGATCGGACCGGAGCGGGAGCTGCTTAAGGCGCTCGTCGAGGAGGTCGCGAAGCGCGGCGGATACCCGCACGTGGAGATCGAGGACCGCTCCGTCACGCGGGAGCTGCTGCGACATGCCCGTCCCGAGATGGTCGAGACGTGGGCCGCGTACGAGATGGACCGGATGAAGCGCATGCAGGGTTATATCGGCATCCGTTCCGGAGACAACGTGAACGAGCTGTCCGACGTGCCCAAGGACAAAATGGCGCTCTACGACAGCGTACACCGTCACCCGATTCATCTGGAACAGCGCGTCAAGCATACCAAGTGGGTCGTGCTCCGCTACCCGAACGCCTCCATGGCGCAGCTGTCGGGCCGCTCCACCGAAGCGTTCGAGGACTTTTACTTCGACGTCTGCAATCTCGATTACGCCAAAATGGACAAAGCGATGGATCCCCTCCACGAGCTGATGAAAAAGACGGACAAGGTGAGGATTACAGGGCCGGGAACCGAACTATCCTTCTCGATCCGGGGCATCGGCGCTAAAAAATGTTCGGGCGCCCGCAATATTCCGGACGGCGAGGTATACTCTTGCCCGATGCGCGATTCGGTCAACGGCACGATCGCTTACAATACGCCGAGCGTCTACAACGGATTCGCTTATGAAAACATCACATTTACGTTCGAAAACGGCAAAATCGTCAAGGCGACCGCAAACGACGACGAGCGCATCAACGCGCTGCTCGACACCGACGAAGGCGCGCGCTATATCGGCGAATTCAGCCTCGGGTTCAATCCGTACATCCTTCACCCGATGAAAGACACGCTTTTCGACGAGAAAATCGCCGGAAGCCTGCATTTCACACCGGGGCAAGCCTACGAGGATTGCGACAACGGCAACCGCTCGGCCATCCATTGGGACCTCGTCCTCATCCAGCGCCCCGAATACGGCGGCGGCGAGATCTACTTCGACGACGTTTTGATCCGCAAGGACGGCGTGTTTGTCCTTCCCGAACTGGAAGGATTAAATCCGGACAATCTGAAATGA
- a CDS encoding GGDEF domain-containing protein has protein sequence MVQPRENLDSVRHHHRAAVELKRATDDLPSWIAGQDLTEADLPYIHELLQKSFGDWVEQSEGFPWLSGWPIALVHPDYTEVAVTGASANVGLPVSWRREAAGPTATGMALESCRPALLRAEEHEHSALRSRDTLAVPIFSRSTGFVCAAIVCSAPAGAAGAGELKLLQAAALHFKSCLYRRFEHLFVEGQLHASNRARREDRRKDRLLEIMRRMNDHIDVENVLAEVFSSLEQMYPTCRTNLFLSQDYSSINERVQPLAFHHQDMDLCWRAFMDGERREDGIGEFRRIAFPLAGKQGVYGVLRLDLSAEPFDDLDMRFVSTLTSGAGTAFEKARMHEQANVLIGELRLINELTQRLNSSLRLSDTIQFATSELMSIFNADFCFIMQLDMQLNHFSVISSNVPELNNDVFSIDYGFCGVMLATKEPIILSDYHSATPVRSRLLESTRSRSLIASPLLLNGEVIGAIMVTHRQPNHFSYENYKLLQVLSAHIGLAVSNSSLHAEVRRMVITDNLTGLYARHYLNERIQRKQEKDASGSLIVVDIDHFKKINDTYGHQVGDAILIQVSSIIRSAIRESDIAARWGGEELAIYLPQLSLDQTLKVAERIRSRVEEETAPKVTVSCGVSEWSAGDERISVESLFYRADMALYEAKHQGRNCVTVG, from the coding sequence ATGGTTCAACCAAGGGAAAATTTAGACTCGGTTCGACATCATCATCGCGCGGCAGTCGAGCTCAAGCGCGCTACGGATGACTTGCCGTCTTGGATAGCGGGACAGGATCTAACGGAAGCCGATCTTCCTTATATACATGAGCTGTTGCAAAAAAGCTTCGGCGATTGGGTCGAACAGAGCGAGGGCTTTCCATGGCTGTCCGGCTGGCCGATCGCCCTCGTTCACCCCGATTATACCGAAGTCGCCGTCACCGGCGCATCCGCGAATGTCGGGCTGCCGGTCTCGTGGCGCCGGGAGGCGGCGGGACCGACCGCGACGGGCATGGCGCTCGAATCGTGCAGGCCCGCTCTCTTGCGCGCCGAAGAGCACGAGCATTCTGCGCTGAGGAGCCGCGATACGCTGGCCGTCCCGATATTCAGCCGATCCACCGGGTTCGTCTGCGCCGCGATCGTTTGCTCGGCGCCCGCCGGCGCGGCGGGCGCCGGCGAGCTCAAGCTCCTGCAGGCCGCGGCCCTGCATTTCAAGAGCTGCCTGTACCGCCGTTTCGAGCATCTGTTCGTCGAAGGCCAGCTGCACGCGTCCAATCGCGCCAGACGGGAAGACCGGCGCAAGGACCGGCTGCTGGAGATTATGCGACGGATGAACGACCATATCGACGTGGAGAACGTGCTGGCCGAAGTGTTCAGCAGTCTCGAGCAGATGTATCCGACATGCAGGACGAACCTCTTTTTGTCCCAGGATTACAGCAGCATCAACGAGCGCGTGCAGCCGCTTGCCTTTCACCACCAGGACATGGATCTCTGCTGGAGAGCGTTTATGGACGGCGAGCGGCGCGAGGACGGCATCGGCGAGTTTCGCCGGATCGCGTTTCCGCTGGCGGGCAAGCAGGGCGTGTATGGCGTGCTCCGGCTCGACCTGTCGGCCGAGCCGTTCGACGATCTCGACATGCGCTTCGTCTCGACGCTGACGAGCGGTGCGGGCACCGCCTTCGAGAAGGCGCGAATGCACGAGCAGGCGAACGTGCTGATCGGCGAGCTGCGCCTGATCAACGAGCTGACGCAGCGCCTCAACAGCAGTCTGCGGCTGTCGGATACGATTCAGTTCGCGACGTCCGAGCTGATGTCGATTTTTAACGCGGACTTTTGCTTCATCATGCAGCTCGATATGCAGCTGAATCACTTCAGCGTCATCTCGTCCAACGTACCTGAGCTCAACAATGACGTTTTCTCGATCGATTACGGCTTTTGCGGCGTCATGCTTGCGACCAAGGAGCCGATTATTCTGTCGGATTACCACTCGGCGACGCCGGTCAGATCCAGGCTGCTCGAATCGACGCGCTCGCGCTCGCTGATCGCCTCTCCGCTGCTGCTCAACGGCGAAGTAATCGGCGCCATCATGGTCACGCATCGTCAACCGAACCATTTTTCCTACGAGAACTATAAGCTGCTGCAGGTGCTGTCCGCGCATATCGGGCTCGCGGTGTCGAATTCATCGCTGCACGCCGAAGTGCGGCGAATGGTCATCACGGACAATCTGACAGGGCTGTATGCGCGTCACTACTTGAACGAACGGATTCAGCGCAAGCAGGAGAAGGACGCTTCGGGTTCGCTGATCGTCGTCGATATCGACCATTTCAAGAAAATCAACGATACGTATGGCCATCAGGTGGGCGACGCGATCCTGATCCAGGTCAGCTCCATCATCCGCAGCGCGATTCGGGAGAGCGATATTGCCGCGCGTTGGGGCGGCGAGGAGCTCGCTATCTATTTGCCGCAGCTCAGTCTCGATCAGACGCTCAAGGTTGCCGAGCGTATCCGCAGCCGCGTAGAGGAGGAGACCGCGCCCAAGGTGACGGTGTCGTGCGGCGTATCGGAGTGGTCTGCAGGCGACGAGCGGATCAGCGTCGAATCGCTGTTCTACCGCGCGGATATGGCGCTGTACGAAGCCAAGCACCAGGGACGCAACTGCGTGACGGTCGGCTGA
- the rpsD gene encoding 30S ribosomal protein S4, with protein MSRYTGPKFKLSRRLGISLSGTGKDLKRAFPPGQHGANQRRKISGYGQQLLEKQKLRHMYGLNEKQFRNLFDRASKLKGKSGENFMFLLESRLDNLVYRLGWSNSRAGARQLVSHGHVTVNGKKVDIASYTVQVGDLIGLRERSRGLKAIKEASDSRHHIAGYLDFNQAAMEGKYVRLPSREELSQDIDEQQIVEFYSR; from the coding sequence ATGTCCAGATATACCGGTCCTAAATTTAAACTGAGCCGCCGCCTCGGCATTTCCCTGAGCGGTACCGGCAAAGACCTCAAGCGCGCGTTCCCTCCGGGGCAGCACGGCGCGAACCAACGCCGCAAGATCAGCGGCTACGGCCAGCAATTGCTCGAAAAGCAAAAGCTGCGCCACATGTACGGCCTGAACGAAAAGCAATTCCGCAACCTGTTCGATCGCGCTTCCAAGCTGAAGGGCAAATCGGGCGAAAACTTCATGTTCCTGCTTGAGAGCCGTCTGGACAACCTGGTATACCGCCTCGGCTGGTCCAACTCCCGCGCAGGCGCGCGCCAACTCGTGTCGCACGGTCACGTCACCGTTAACGGCAAGAAGGTCGACATCGCTTCGTACACGGTACAAGTCGGCGACCTCATCGGTCTTCGCGAGCGCAGCCGCGGCCTGAAGGCGATCAAGGAAGCTTCGGATTCCCGTCATCACATCGCCGGCTACCTGGACTTTAACCAAGCCGCTATGGAAGGCAAGTACGTTCGCCTGCCTAGCCGCGAAGAGCTGTCCCAAGACATCGACGAACAACAAATCGTCGAATTCTACAGCCGCTAA
- a CDS encoding flotillin family protein → MQSIDEALYIPIIVVAVLLVLGLAFWARYKTVAPDLAMIVTGSFLGSKNVSVDESGRRIKIVRGGGAFILPIFQQAQFLSLLSHKLDVSTPEVYTEQGVPVLTDAVAIIKIGGAVEDVATAAEQFMGKPTEALRSEAQEVLEGHLRAILGTMTVEEVYRNRERFAQEVQGQAARDLKKMGLQIVSFTIKDVRDKHGYLEALGKPRIAAVKRDADIAEAEAIRDSRIQKAAAEEQGQKAELLRDTNVAEATKEKELKVASFKKESDVAKAEADQAYSIQEARSKQSVVEEQMQVEIVRKEREIDLEGKEILRREKQYDAEVKKKADADRYAVVQAAEADKARQINEADAHKYRIEAEAKANAEQKRLNGLAEAEAARAKGTADAEVVRLRGLAEAEAKEKLAQAFEKFGEAAVLDIIVKMLPELAGKVAEPISSIDKLTVVDTGHGEGAARVSNYVTSLMATAPEMLKSVSGIDIGQLVQRLTQPGKHALTPAATPATAPVALSQQGDGTQGTNG, encoded by the coding sequence ATGCAATCGATCGATGAAGCGCTTTATATCCCGATCATCGTTGTCGCCGTGCTGCTTGTGCTCGGACTCGCGTTTTGGGCGCGGTACAAGACAGTGGCGCCGGACCTCGCCATGATCGTGACCGGCTCTTTTCTCGGCAGTAAAAACGTATCCGTGGACGAATCGGGCCGCCGGATCAAGATCGTGCGAGGCGGAGGCGCTTTTATATTGCCGATATTCCAGCAAGCCCAGTTTCTGTCGCTGCTGTCCCACAAGCTCGACGTGAGCACGCCCGAAGTTTACACGGAGCAAGGCGTGCCGGTGCTGACCGACGCGGTAGCGATCATTAAGATCGGAGGCGCGGTGGAGGACGTGGCGACGGCTGCCGAGCAATTCATGGGCAAGCCGACGGAAGCGCTGCGCAGCGAAGCGCAAGAGGTGCTCGAAGGCCATCTGCGCGCCATCCTCGGTACGATGACCGTAGAAGAGGTGTACCGGAACCGCGAGCGCTTTGCGCAGGAGGTTCAGGGACAAGCGGCGCGCGACCTGAAGAAGATGGGCCTGCAGATCGTCTCGTTCACCATCAAGGATGTCCGAGACAAGCACGGTTATCTCGAAGCGCTCGGCAAGCCGCGGATCGCGGCCGTCAAGCGGGATGCAGATATTGCCGAAGCCGAAGCGATCCGGGACTCGCGGATTCAGAAGGCCGCCGCGGAGGAGCAGGGCCAGAAGGCGGAGCTGCTGCGCGACACGAACGTCGCCGAAGCGACGAAGGAAAAGGAGCTGAAGGTCGCTTCGTTTAAGAAGGAATCGGACGTGGCGAAGGCCGAAGCCGACCAAGCCTATTCCATTCAAGAGGCGCGTTCGAAGCAAAGCGTCGTCGAGGAGCAGATGCAGGTCGAGATCGTGCGCAAGGAGCGGGAGATCGACCTGGAGGGCAAGGAGATACTGCGCCGGGAAAAGCAGTACGACGCCGAGGTCAAGAAAAAAGCCGACGCCGACCGTTATGCGGTCGTTCAGGCGGCCGAAGCGGATAAGGCGAGGCAGATCAACGAAGCGGACGCCCACAAGTACCGCATCGAGGCGGAGGCCAAGGCAAATGCCGAGCAAAAGCGGTTGAACGGCTTGGCGGAGGCCGAAGCGGCGCGGGCGAAAGGTACGGCCGATGCGGAAGTCGTGCGGCTGCGCGGTCTGGCCGAAGCGGAAGCGAAGGAAAAGCTCGCGCAGGCGTTCGAGAAGTTCGGCGAGGCGGCCGTCCTCGACATTATCGTGAAGATGCTGCCGGAGCTCGCAGGAAAGGTGGCGGAGCCGATCTCGTCGATCGACAAGCTTACCGTCGTCGACACGGGGCACGGCGAAGGGGCGGCGCGCGTCAGCAATTACGTGACTTCGCTTATGGCGACCGCGCCGGAAATGCTCAAAAGCGTATCCGGTATCGATATCGGACAGCTCGTACAGCGGCTGACCCAGCCGGGCAAACATGCGCTGACGCCAGCAGCGACGCCAGCAACCGCGCCGGTCGCGCTGTCGCAGCAGGGGGACGGAACGCAGGGCACGAACGGTTAG
- a CDS encoding protease, producing the protein MEILFWSCLAFGVLMALVTLIVGDLGGAFDFLPHDLFEPVVLAGGITIFGGAGLLLARYSALPSGGVYAFAAAAAALGGLAMHFVYVRPMKNSENSVAYSIRDLEGKRAEVITSIPAVGFGEVLVRVGAGNANHIAESFDGETLAEGTKVVVVRVKDDVLGVSRME; encoded by the coding sequence GTGGAGATTTTGTTCTGGAGCTGTTTGGCGTTCGGCGTGCTGATGGCATTGGTTACGCTGATCGTCGGCGATCTCGGAGGCGCGTTCGATTTTCTCCCTCACGATCTGTTTGAGCCCGTCGTCCTGGCGGGGGGGATCACGATCTTCGGCGGCGCGGGGCTGCTGCTGGCCCGCTATTCCGCGCTTCCGTCCGGAGGCGTGTACGCTTTCGCGGCCGCGGCCGCGGCGCTCGGCGGACTGGCGATGCATTTCGTTTATGTGAGGCCGATGAAGAACAGCGAAAATTCGGTTGCGTACTCGATTCGGGATTTGGAGGGCAAGCGGGCCGAGGTCATCACGTCGATTCCGGCCGTCGGATTCGGCGAAGTGCTCGTTCGGGTCGGCGCGGGCAACGCCAATCACATTGCCGAGAGCTTCGACGGCGAAACGCTGGCCGAAGGGACGAAGGTCGTGGTCGTGCGAGTGAAGGACGATGTGCTCGGCGTATCGCGGATGGAGTAA
- a CDS encoding penicillin-binding protein 1A has product MSDTKQPSKKPKRKKRSPWVMAAKLFTYTILWLVFFAVLAGLAAGGAVGGYIAALVKDDPIRSRALIEEKINENNATGFVYFRDGTLIGQLRTEEDRQPITYDKIPQVIIDSVLSIEDKNFFNHVGVDTNGLFRAVKQQLLNEDVQTGGSTITQQLARRVFLSLDQTQSRKAKEIFLSLRLERFLGKEEILTAYLNKIPYGNGASGYQLYGIKAASKGIFGIEDLSKLNLAQAAYLAGLPQRPSAYSAFTGKGDFNEANFKRALARQKLVLQKMLEYGKINQQQYDEAIAFDIYGSLAKPTEKAYNTYPYLMLEVERQAAMQLVLQQNPTLTIDDLKKKENASLIEDAREQLLRGGYKITTTIDKKVYDTMHKVAEDPKNFSPDSKTKGVEQTAAVMLDHKTGAILGMIEGRDFHIEQLNFATQMERQPGSAMKPIGAYLPAIDKGLISPASILDDAPIILKNSGSSLHIPKNSNNRYSGLVTARYALNQSLNLPALKVFLDKVTIKGAWDFARQLGITTLVPEDDYAQTGVIGGLKYGVTVEELTNAYGAIANKGVFNDAYLIEKMKDSYGNIVIEHKAAPKRVVSEQSAYLMTDMLRTVVTDGTGKSVKNGFNNYGKIPIVGKTGTTSNYADVWFEGFTPDITLGVWAGYEKSVNTLSTDGHARAREIWTKVMNEVTEARPDLFPTKEFKKPEGIVSMTVSSVSGKLPTDLTRSAGKLVTDIFNKKYIPTEEDDALVAVKYISYNGVNYKPSPETPEDMLRESIMTKREKPLDALIEELKAALDKVPASSRKALSYYLPRDASGGAPSKPDPRVDDGSSPSAPGNITVEQLGGGKMRISFSKSPQADVVGYRLYRSVNGGSYVKTGSSVLTGEDTRFIDYSSSGSVRYAVTAVDVAGNESGRSESSSSGGGSTGGGTGGGGDGGNSSDPGDAGTPLDGQGNGQVDPVTNGGAPSNDPGQAQPAAPSGLAAQPSAGGVTLSWNANPDADKVSRYEVWYSASEKGNYRRVESTQSTQYELSGNNTAGWYRVRAVNDTGASDASPSVEVKNS; this is encoded by the coding sequence ATGAGCGATACCAAGCAGCCTTCCAAGAAGCCGAAACGAAAAAAACGCTCGCCATGGGTCATGGCCGCCAAATTGTTCACTTATACCATATTGTGGCTGGTATTCTTCGCCGTATTGGCAGGTCTGGCGGCAGGCGGCGCCGTCGGCGGATATATCGCAGCGTTGGTCAAGGACGATCCGATCCGATCGAGAGCGTTAATCGAGGAAAAGATCAACGAAAACAATGCAACCGGTTTCGTCTATTTCCGCGACGGAACGCTGATCGGCCAGCTTCGAACCGAGGAAGACAGGCAGCCGATCACGTACGACAAGATTCCGCAGGTCATCATCGATTCGGTTCTGTCCATCGAGGACAAAAATTTCTTCAATCACGTCGGCGTCGATACCAACGGTCTGTTCCGCGCCGTCAAGCAGCAGTTGCTCAACGAAGACGTGCAGACCGGCGGCAGCACGATCACGCAGCAGCTGGCACGCCGCGTATTCTTAAGCCTCGACCAGACGCAAAGCCGCAAAGCCAAAGAGATCTTCCTGTCCCTGCGGCTCGAGCGCTTCCTGGGCAAGGAAGAGATCCTCACCGCTTACTTGAACAAAATTCCTTACGGCAACGGCGCGTCCGGTTACCAGTTGTACGGCATCAAGGCCGCCAGCAAAGGAATATTCGGCATCGAAGATCTAAGCAAGCTCAACCTGGCGCAGGCGGCTTACCTGGCCGGGCTGCCGCAGCGTCCTTCCGCTTATTCGGCCTTCACGGGCAAGGGCGACTTCAACGAAGCCAACTTCAAGCGGGCACTCGCCCGTCAGAAGCTGGTTCTGCAGAAGATGCTCGAATACGGCAAGATCAACCAGCAGCAATATGACGAAGCGATTGCCTTCGATATTTACGGCTCGCTCGCCAAGCCGACGGAAAAGGCCTATAACACTTATCCGTATCTGATGCTAGAGGTCGAACGTCAGGCGGCCATGCAGCTCGTGCTGCAGCAAAATCCCACCCTGACCATCGACGACCTCAAGAAAAAGGAAAACGCCTCTCTCATCGAAGACGCGCGCGAGCAGCTGCTTCGCGGAGGCTATAAAATTACCACGACCATCGATAAAAAAGTGTACGATACGATGCACAAGGTGGCGGAGGATCCGAAAAACTTCTCGCCGGACAGCAAGACGAAGGGCGTCGAGCAGACGGCCGCCGTCATGCTGGACCACAAGACCGGCGCGATTCTCGGCATGATCGAAGGACGCGACTTCCACATCGAACAGCTCAACTTCGCTACGCAGATGGAACGGCAGCCCGGCTCGGCCATGAAGCCGATCGGCGCCTACCTGCCGGCAATCGACAAGGGACTTATCAGTCCGGCCAGCATTTTGGACGACGCGCCGATCATTTTGAAAAACAGCGGCTCGAGCTTGCATATTCCGAAAAACTCGAACAACCGCTATTCGGGTCTCGTAACGGCCCGGTACGCGCTTAACCAATCGCTCAACCTGCCGGCGCTCAAGGTGTTTCTCGACAAGGTGACAATCAAGGGCGCCTGGGATTTCGCGCGCCAGCTGGGCATCACGACGCTCGTGCCGGAAGACGACTATGCGCAGACCGGCGTTATCGGCGGTCTCAAATACGGCGTCACCGTCGAGGAGCTGACCAACGCGTACGGCGCGATCGCCAACAAAGGCGTGTTCAACGATGCGTACCTGATCGAAAAAATGAAGGATTCGTACGGCAACATCGTAATCGAGCACAAAGCGGCGCCAAAGCGCGTCGTCTCCGAACAATCCGCGTATCTGATGACCGATATGCTCCGCACCGTCGTCACGGACGGAACGGGCAAATCCGTCAAAAACGGATTTAATAACTACGGCAAGATTCCGATCGTCGGCAAGACCGGCACGACCTCCAACTATGCGGACGTCTGGTTCGAGGGCTTCACGCCGGATATTACGCTGGGCGTCTGGGCGGGCTACGAAAAGTCGGTTAACACGCTCTCCACCGACGGGCACGCGCGCGCCAGAGAAATCTGGACCAAGGTCATGAACGAAGTGACCGAAGCCAGACCCGATCTGTTCCCGACAAAGGAATTCAAGAAGCCGGAGGGCATCGTCTCGATGACCGTATCCAGCGTCAGCGGCAAGCTGCCGACCGATCTTACCCGCTCCGCAGGCAAGCTTGTGACGGATATTTTCAACAAGAAATACATTCCGACGGAGGAAGACGACGCCCTTGTCGCCGTCAAGTACATCTCCTACAACGGCGTAAACTATAAGCCGTCGCCGGAGACGCCGGAAGATATGCTCCGCGAATCGATCATGACCAAGCGGGAAAAACCGCTCGACGCGCTGATCGAGGAGCTGAAGGCCGCGCTGGACAAGGTGCCGGCTTCGAGCCGGAAGGCGTTGTCCTATTATTTGCCGAGGGATGCCTCGGGCGGTGCGCCATCGAAGCCGGATCCGCGCGTGGACGACGGCTCGTCCCCGAGCGCGCCGGGCAATATCACGGTCGAACAGCTCGGAGGCGGTAAAATGCGCATCTCCTTCAGCAAAAGTCCCCAAGCGGACGTCGTCGGCTACCGACTTTATCGCTCGGTAAACGGCGGTTCGTATGTCAAAACAGGCAGCTCGGTGCTGACCGGCGAAGACACCCGTTTCATCGACTATTCGTCCTCCGGCAGCGTTCGGTATGCAGTAACGGCCGTCGACGTCGCAGGCAACGAATCCGGACGCAGCGAATCTTCCTCGTCCGGCGGCGGTAGCACTGGCGGTGGTACCGGAGGCGGCGGAGACGGCGGCAACAGCTCCGATCCGGGCGACGCAGGCACGCCGCTCGACGGTCAGGGCAACGGCCAGGTTGACCCGGTCACCAACGGCGGCGCACCTTCCAACGACCCGGGTCAGGCGCAGCCTGCCGCGCCGTCCGGCCTGGCCGCTCAGCCCTCTGCCGGCGGCGTGACGCTCAGCTGGAACGCCAATCCCGACGCCGACAAAGTCTCGCGTTACGAGGTATGGTACAGCGCCAGCGAAAAGGGCAACTACCGGCGCGTCGAGTCGACCCAATCGACTCAGTACGAGCTGTCCGGCAATAACACGGCCGGATGGTACCGCGTGCGTGCGGTCAACGATACCGGCGCCTCGGACGCCTCGCCTTCTGTCGAGGTCAAGAACAGTTAG
- the acsA gene encoding acetate--CoA ligase has translation MTLSQDEKLAVTATTANLESYEDAVRNFDWENIENHFSWSKTGKVNMAYEAIDRHVEAGRGDTIALHYSDAQRDESYTFADLSRHSARFANVLRGLGIGKGDRVFIFMPRTPELYFALLGALKIGAVVGPLFEAFMETAVRDRLQDSGAVAIVTTPALLPRISRAELPELRHLIVFGEGVAAGDGIVDFKSEMEKASESAEIEWLGREDGLILHYTSGSTGKPKGVYHVQNAMIQHYYTGRIVLDLKEGDVYWCTADPGWVTGTSYGIFAPWLNGATNVIRGGRFSPQDWYATLEKYKVTVWYSAPTAFRMLMGAGDDAVRPFDLSNLRHVLSVGEPLNPEVVRWGLKVYNQRIHDTWWMTETGGQLICNYPSMEIKPGSMGRPIPGVQAAIIDDQGNELPPMRMGNLAIRTPWPSMMRKIWNNPAKYEEYFRIPGWYVSGDSAYMDEEGYFWFQGRIDDVINTSGERVGPFEVESKLVEHPAVAEAGVIGKPDPLRGEIIKAFISLREGFEPSEELKADISKFVKVGLSAHAAPREIEFKDKLPKTRSGKIMRRVLKAWELNLPTGDLSTIED, from the coding sequence ATGACGTTAAGTCAGGATGAAAAATTGGCCGTTACGGCGACAACCGCAAATCTCGAATCTTATGAGGACGCGGTGCGCAACTTCGATTGGGAGAACATCGAAAACCACTTTTCCTGGTCCAAGACCGGGAAGGTCAATATGGCGTACGAAGCGATCGACCGCCATGTCGAGGCGGGCAGAGGCGATACGATCGCTTTGCACTATAGCGATGCACAGCGCGACGAGAGCTATACTTTCGCCGATCTGTCCCGGCATTCCGCGCGCTTCGCCAATGTGCTCCGCGGACTCGGCATCGGCAAGGGCGACCGCGTTTTCATCTTTATGCCGCGCACGCCTGAGCTTTACTTCGCACTGCTTGGCGCGCTGAAGATCGGCGCCGTCGTGGGTCCGCTGTTCGAAGCGTTCATGGAGACGGCCGTCCGGGATCGCCTGCAGGACAGCGGCGCGGTCGCAATCGTGACGACGCCGGCTCTCCTGCCGCGCATCTCGCGCGCCGAGCTGCCGGAGCTGAGGCATCTGATCGTGTTCGGCGAAGGCGTTGCCGCAGGCGACGGGATCGTAGATTTCAAGAGCGAGATGGAAAAGGCTTCCGAGTCGGCGGAGATCGAGTGGCTCGGGCGCGAAGACGGCCTGATTCTGCACTATACGTCAGGCTCGACCGGCAAGCCGAAGGGCGTCTACCATGTGCAAAATGCCATGATCCAGCATTATTATACCGGACGCATCGTACTTGATCTGAAGGAAGGCGACGTGTATTGGTGTACGGCCGATCCGGGCTGGGTAACCGGCACGTCGTATGGCATATTCGCGCCTTGGCTGAACGGAGCGACCAACGTCATCCGCGGCGGACGCTTCAGCCCGCAGGACTGGTACGCCACCCTCGAGAAGTACAAGGTTACCGTCTGGTACAGCGCGCCGACCGCCTTCCGCATGCTGATGGGCGCAGGCGACGATGCGGTCCGCCCGTTCGATCTGTCCAACCTGCGCCATGTGCTTAGCGTCGGCGAGCCGCTGAACCCCGAGGTCGTTCGTTGGGGGCTCAAAGTTTACAACCAGCGTATCCACGATACGTGGTGGATGACGGAGACGGGCGGACAGCTCATCTGCAATTATCCGAGCATGGAGATCAAGCCCGGTTCCATGGGCCGGCCGATCCCCGGCGTTCAGGCGGCCATTATCGACGATCAGGGCAACGAACTGCCGCCGATGCGGATGGGCAACCTCGCGATCCGTACGCCCTGGCCATCGATGATGCGCAAGATCTGGAACAATCCGGCCAAGTACGAGGAATACTTCCGGATCCCAGGCTGGTACGTGTCCGGCGACTCCGCATACATGGACGAAGAAGGCTACTTCTGGTTCCAGGGCCGGATCGACGACGTCATCAACACGTCCGGCGAGCGCGTAGGACCGTTCGAGGTCGAGAGCAAGCTGGTCGAGCATCCGGCCGTCGCCGAAGCGGGCGTCATCGGCAAGCCCGATCCGCTCCGCGGCGAGATCATCAAGGCGTTCATCTCGCTGCGTGAGGGCTTCGAGCCTTCCGAGGAACTGAAGGCGGACATTTCCAAGTTCGTCAAGGTCGGACTGTCCGCGCATGCGGCGCCGCGCGAGATCGAGTTCAAGGACAAACTGCCGAAGACTCGCAGCGGCAAGATCATGCGTCGTGTCCTCAAGGCTTGGGAGCTCAATCTCCCGACCGGCGACCTGTCTACGATTGAAGACTGA